One genomic segment of Pseudomonas fortuita includes these proteins:
- a CDS encoding Tim44 domain-containing protein, translating to MQRFLSIALALCVGLTLSLDANAKRFGGGKSSGSAPIHQTRQATPTTPAAAPTAPGRAPAAASGASRWLGPLAGLAAGGLLASMFMGDGFEGFQIMDFLIVALIAFLVFRFIAARRRQQQPQMAMPGHAPMQREAHNQPAQPSVFGGSAAPAAAPVINAPAWFNEQSFLAAARNHFQSLQQHWDANEMDKISEFVTPQMLEFLKRERAELGDGFQATYIDNLEVQLDGIDDRADRTDATLTFRGVSKTSRFDQGEVFSESWHMVRAPGENQPWLVAGIRQNG from the coding sequence ATGCAACGTTTTCTTAGCATCGCACTGGCGCTCTGCGTCGGCCTGACGCTGAGCCTGGACGCCAACGCCAAACGTTTCGGCGGCGGCAAGAGCTCGGGCTCCGCGCCTATCCACCAGACCCGCCAAGCCACGCCAACCACGCCTGCAGCCGCACCGACCGCACCTGGCCGTGCCCCGGCTGCCGCCAGCGGTGCTTCGCGCTGGTTGGGCCCACTGGCCGGCCTGGCCGCCGGTGGACTGCTGGCGTCCATGTTCATGGGCGACGGTTTCGAAGGTTTCCAGATCATGGACTTCCTGATCGTGGCGCTCATCGCCTTCCTGGTGTTCCGCTTCATTGCAGCGCGCCGCCGCCAGCAGCAGCCGCAAATGGCTATGCCAGGCCATGCGCCGATGCAGCGTGAAGCCCACAACCAGCCAGCACAGCCATCGGTCTTTGGTGGTTCGGCCGCACCTGCCGCCGCTCCGGTGATCAACGCCCCGGCCTGGTTCAACGAGCAAAGCTTCCTGGCTGCCGCCCGTAACCACTTCCAGTCGCTGCAGCAGCACTGGGATGCCAACGAAATGGACAAGATCAGCGAGTTCGTTACCCCGCAAATGCTCGAGTTCCTCAAGCGTGAGCGTGCTGAGCTGGGTGACGGCTTCCAGGCCACCTACATCGACAACCTCGAAGTACAGCTGGACGGTATCGACGACCGCGCCGACCGCACGGACGCCACCTTGACCTTCCGCGGCGTGTCGAAAACCTCGCGCTTCGACCAGGGCGAAGTGTTCAGCGAAAGCTGGCACATGGTTCGCGCCCCAGGCGAGAACCAGCCTTGGCTGGTGGCCGGTATCCGTCAAAACGGCTAA
- a CDS encoding SMI1/KNR4 family protein: MEEVIEQLREANQPVPVPLELPDEDQLVEIEEELFINIPFVFKEFLLTVSDVVYGSLEPVTVTDPQSHTYLPDVAANAWDAGVPRDLIPLCQDGDNYYCVEEDGTVVLWDAEEEIAGEDSWESVWHWARDVWLES; the protein is encoded by the coding sequence GTGGAAGAAGTGATCGAACAACTCCGTGAAGCCAATCAGCCAGTGCCGGTGCCCCTTGAGCTTCCCGACGAGGACCAGCTGGTCGAAATCGAAGAAGAGCTGTTCATCAACATACCGTTCGTGTTCAAAGAGTTTCTACTGACCGTCAGCGACGTGGTGTATGGCTCGCTGGAGCCGGTAACCGTCACCGACCCACAATCGCACACCTACCTGCCTGACGTTGCCGCCAACGCCTGGGACGCCGGCGTGCCGCGTGACCTGATTCCGCTGTGCCAGGACGGCGACAACTACTACTGCGTCGAAGAAGACGGCACCGTGGTGCTGTGGGACGCCGAAGAGGAAATTGCCGGTGAAGACAGTTGGGAATCAGTGTGGCACTGGGCGCGGGATGTCTGGCTGGAGAGCTGA
- a CDS encoding cation:proton antiporter yields the protein MHAISFIQDLAVIMLVAGVVTILFHRLKQPVVLGYIVAGFIIGPHTPPFGLIHDEETIKTLAELGVIFLMFCLGLEFSLRKLFKVGATAFIAAFLEIVLMIWIGFEIGRWFGWNTMDSLFLGAILAISSTTIIVKALNDLKMKNERFAQLIFGVLIVEDILGIGIIALLSGIAVSGTVSSGEVFSTVGKLSLFMIVALVIGILLVPRLLAYVAKFESNEMLLITVLGLCFGFCLLVVKLEYSMVLGAFLIGAIMAESRQLLKIERLIEPVRDLFSAIFFVAIGLMIDPQVLVDYAWPIVVITLAVVLGKMLSCGMGAFIAGNDGRTSLRVGMGLSQIGEFSFIIAALGMTLQVTSDFLYPVAVAVSAITTLLTPYLIRAADPLSQKLGNVVPSRLARVLSLYGEWLRNIQPQGESAMLAAMIRRILLQVGVNLALVIAIFFSGGYFAERIGNWLSEWVSDASQQKAVIWGAALLLSLPFLIAAYRKLKALSMLLAEMGVKPEMAGRHTQRVRRVIAEVIPLLSLLVIFLLLSALSASILPTNELLLVIAVVAAVVVALLWRWFIRVHTRMQIALLETLENSRENTH from the coding sequence ATGCATGCCATCAGCTTTATCCAGGACCTGGCAGTCATCATGCTGGTCGCTGGCGTGGTCACCATTCTCTTTCACCGCCTCAAACAGCCCGTCGTACTGGGCTATATCGTCGCCGGCTTCATCATCGGCCCGCACACCCCGCCATTCGGCCTGATCCATGACGAAGAAACCATCAAGACCCTTGCTGAACTGGGAGTGATCTTCCTGATGTTCTGCCTGGGGCTCGAATTCAGTCTGCGCAAGCTTTTCAAGGTTGGTGCCACGGCGTTCATCGCGGCCTTCTTGGAAATCGTGCTGATGATCTGGATCGGCTTCGAGATTGGCCGCTGGTTCGGCTGGAACACCATGGATTCGCTATTCCTCGGCGCGATCCTGGCCATTTCCTCGACCACCATCATCGTCAAGGCACTGAATGACCTGAAGATGAAGAACGAGCGCTTTGCCCAGTTGATCTTCGGCGTGCTCATCGTGGAGGACATCCTTGGTATCGGTATTATTGCCCTGCTGTCAGGCATCGCTGTCAGCGGCACGGTCAGCTCGGGCGAAGTGTTCTCCACAGTGGGCAAGCTGTCGCTGTTCATGATCGTTGCCTTGGTTATCGGGATTCTGCTGGTGCCGCGGCTGCTGGCCTATGTGGCCAAATTTGAAAGCAACGAAATGCTGCTGATTACCGTGCTTGGCCTGTGCTTCGGCTTCTGCCTGTTGGTGGTAAAGCTGGAATACAGCATGGTGCTGGGCGCCTTCCTGATTGGCGCGATCATGGCCGAATCACGTCAGTTGCTGAAGATCGAACGCCTGATCGAGCCGGTACGCGACCTGTTCAGTGCCATCTTCTTTGTCGCCATCGGCCTTATGATCGACCCACAAGTGCTCGTCGATTACGCCTGGCCGATCGTGGTCATCACCCTGGCGGTGGTATTGGGCAAAATGCTCTCCTGCGGCATGGGGGCGTTCATTGCCGGTAATGACGGGCGCACATCGCTGCGGGTGGGCATGGGGCTTTCGCAGATTGGCGAGTTTTCCTTCATCATCGCCGCGCTGGGCATGACGCTGCAGGTGACCAGCGACTTCCTTTACCCGGTGGCGGTCGCGGTATCGGCAATTACCACGCTGCTGACGCCCTATCTGATCCGTGCGGCCGACCCGCTGTCGCAGAAACTTGGCAATGTGGTGCCCAGCCGCCTGGCGCGGGTGCTTTCGTTGTATGGCGAGTGGTTGCGCAATATACAGCCGCAGGGCGAGAGCGCCATGCTGGCGGCGATGATCCGGCGCATCCTGTTGCAGGTGGGGGTGAACCTGGCGCTGGTGATCGCCATTTTCTTCAGTGGTGGTTACTTTGCAGAGCGCATCGGCAACTGGCTCAGTGAGTGGGTCAGCGATGCCAGCCAGCAGAAGGCGGTTATCTGGGGCGCGGCGTTGTTGCTGTCGCTGCCCTTCCTGATCGCTGCCTATCGCAAGCTCAAGGCACTGTCGATGCTGCTGGCAGAAATGGGCGTGAAGCCGGAAATGGCCGGGCGCCATACCCAGCGAGTGCGCCGGGTGATCGCCGAGGTTATCCCGCTGTTGTCGCTGCTGGTGATTTTCCTGCTGCTGTCGGCATTGTCGGCGAGCATTCTGCCCACCAACGAGTTGCTGTTGGTCATTGCCGTGGTGGCGGCGGTGGTGGTGGCCTTGCTGTGGCGCTGGTTCATCCGCGTGCACACGCGCATGCAGATCGCCTTGCTGGAGACGCTGGAAAACAGTCGCGAGAATACGCACTGA
- a CDS encoding acyl-CoA thioesterase, translating into MEPGNAQLSMTVLMTPDMANFSGNVHGGTLLKYLDEVAYACASRYAGSYVVTLSVDQVIFREPVHVGELVTFLASVNYTGNTSMEVGIKVVTENIRERSVRHSNSCFFTMVAVDDNRRPVPVPPRQPHSSEEKRRFLQGQQRRQIRQELEKRYQDLKTDAI; encoded by the coding sequence ATGGAACCTGGAAACGCCCAGCTGAGCATGACCGTCCTGATGACCCCGGACATGGCCAACTTTTCTGGCAACGTACATGGCGGCACCCTGCTCAAGTACCTCGACGAAGTGGCCTATGCGTGCGCCAGCCGCTATGCCGGCAGCTATGTGGTGACCCTGTCGGTCGACCAGGTGATCTTCCGCGAGCCCGTGCACGTGGGTGAACTGGTGACCTTCCTGGCGTCGGTCAACTACACCGGCAATACATCGATGGAAGTCGGCATCAAAGTGGTGACCGAGAACATCCGCGAGCGCTCGGTGCGCCACTCCAACAGCTGCTTCTTCACCATGGTCGCGGTCGACGACAACCGCCGCCCGGTGCCGGTGCCGCCGCGCCAGCCGCACAGCAGCGAAGAAAAGCGCCGCTTCCTGCAAGGCCAGCAGCGTCGGCAGATCCGCCAAGAGCTGGAGAAGCGCTACCAGGACCTGAAAACCGACGCGATCTAA
- the pdxY gene encoding pyridoxal kinase PdxY, with the protein MKRTPHLLAIQSHVVFGHAGNSAAVFPMQRIGVNVWPLNTVQFSNHTQYGQWAGEVLAPAQIPALVEGISNIGELGHCDAVLSGYLGSAEQGRAILAGVERIKAVNPKALYLCDPVMGHPEKGCIVPPEVSEFLLDEAAARADILCPNQLELDSFCGRRAQSLEDCVNMARSLLQRGPQVVLVKHLVYPGRAEDQFEMLLVTAEHSWHLRRPLLAFPRQPVGVGDLTSGLFLARVLLGDSWVQAFEFTAAAVHEVLLETQACASYELQLVRAQDRIAHPRVRFEAQPLAL; encoded by the coding sequence ATGAAACGTACCCCGCACCTGCTCGCCATTCAGTCCCATGTGGTGTTCGGCCACGCCGGCAACAGCGCCGCGGTGTTTCCCATGCAGCGTATCGGGGTCAATGTCTGGCCGCTCAATACCGTGCAGTTCTCCAATCACACACAGTATGGCCAGTGGGCGGGTGAAGTGCTTGCCCCGGCGCAAATTCCTGCGTTGGTGGAAGGTATTTCCAATATTGGCGAGCTGGGTCACTGCGATGCTGTACTTTCCGGCTACCTGGGCAGTGCCGAGCAGGGGCGGGCGATCCTGGCTGGCGTCGAGCGGATCAAGGCGGTGAACCCAAAGGCTCTGTATCTGTGTGACCCGGTCATGGGGCACCCGGAGAAGGGCTGCATCGTGCCGCCGGAGGTGAGCGAGTTCCTGCTCGACGAGGCGGCGGCCCGGGCCGACATCCTGTGTCCCAACCAGCTGGAACTGGACAGCTTCTGTGGGCGCCGCGCACAGTCGCTGGAGGATTGCGTGAACATGGCGCGCAGCCTGCTGCAGCGTGGCCCGCAGGTGGTACTGGTCAAGCACCTGGTTTACCCCGGGCGGGCCGAAGACCAGTTCGAAATGCTGCTGGTGACTGCCGAGCACAGCTGGCACCTGCGCCGCCCGCTGCTGGCGTTCCCGCGGCAGCCGGTGGGGGTGGGTGACCTGACCTCAGGCCTGTTCCTGGCGCGTGTGCTGCTCGGCGACAGCTGGGTGCAAGCCTTCGAATTCACCGCTGCAGCCGTGCATGAGGTGCTGCTGGAAACCCAGGCCTGCGCCAGCTACGAACTACAACTGGTGCGGGCCCAGGACCGCATCGCCCATCCGCGGGTGCGCTTTGAGGCGCAGCCGCTGGCGCTTTAG
- a CDS encoding DUF3301 domain-containing protein yields MLTLENVFVLMLLATAGGWLWHNHGLREKALERVKQHCAKLDLELLDDAVALKRIAFVRDANGRKRLARIYAFEFTVTGEQRHPGTVTQFGAHSVQIELAPYPFEIKTPPRTDNVIEMQQWRQEHNRWRN; encoded by the coding sequence ATGTTGACCCTGGAGAACGTCTTCGTCCTGATGCTGTTGGCCACGGCAGGCGGCTGGTTGTGGCACAACCATGGGTTGCGCGAAAAAGCCCTGGAACGGGTCAAACAGCACTGTGCCAAGCTCGACCTCGAGCTGCTCGACGATGCCGTCGCACTCAAGCGCATCGCCTTTGTCCGTGACGCCAATGGCCGCAAGCGCCTGGCACGCATCTATGCCTTTGAGTTCACCGTCACCGGCGAGCAACGCCACCCGGGTACTGTGACCCAGTTCGGCGCGCACAGCGTGCAGATCGAGCTGGCGCCCTACCCGTTTGAAATCAAGACACCACCACGCACCGACAATGTCATCGAGATGCAGCAGTGGCGTCAGGAACACAATCGCTGGCGCAACTGA
- a CDS encoding CobW family GTP-binding protein, with product MLQNIPTHVIAGPLGAGKTTLIRHLLAQRPRNERWAVLINEFGLVGLDAALLSRDEDGIAIGEVAGGCLCCVNGMPFQVGLGRLLRKSRPDRLFIEPSGLGHPLQLLAQLKQAPWAGVLTIQPLLMVVDAQSMARNEPLPDAQQQAFNASEYVLFNKSEAVDEKSKLLITNKFNDKNVMWSVQGQVPLSSLPGALVEIVDSPFQENQIVDNLGGAPTILWTDPSQPICLAQEGEGGWSIGWRWHPAQQFYPQRLLAFLRTLPWRRAKGVIHSVEGWQSFNGLKGDMPIWQPSEWRRDSRIELIFDQPQSQPTLQAGLSECRVS from the coding sequence ATGCTGCAGAACATTCCCACCCATGTCATTGCCGGCCCCCTGGGCGCCGGCAAGACCACCCTGATCCGCCATCTGCTGGCCCAGCGCCCGCGCAACGAACGCTGGGCGGTCTTGATCAACGAATTCGGCCTGGTTGGCCTGGATGCGGCGTTGCTCAGCCGTGACGAAGATGGCATCGCCATCGGCGAGGTTGCAGGTGGCTGCCTGTGTTGTGTCAACGGCATGCCGTTTCAGGTGGGCCTGGGCCGGTTGTTGCGCAAATCCCGGCCTGACCGGCTGTTTATCGAGCCGTCTGGCCTGGGTCACCCGTTGCAGCTGCTTGCTCAGCTGAAACAGGCTCCGTGGGCTGGAGTGCTGACAATTCAGCCATTGTTGATGGTTGTCGATGCGCAATCCATGGCGCGAAACGAGCCGCTTCCGGACGCCCAACAGCAGGCTTTCAACGCCTCTGAATACGTGCTTTTCAACAAGTCGGAGGCTGTGGATGAAAAATCTAAGTTGTTGATAACTAATAAATTTAACGACAAGAATGTGATGTGGTCGGTACAGGGCCAGGTGCCGCTATCAAGCCTTCCTGGCGCCCTGGTAGAGATTGTCGACAGCCCATTTCAGGAAAACCAGATTGTCGACAATCTTGGGGGAGCCCCAACAATATTGTGGACAGACCCCAGCCAGCCGATCTGTCTTGCGCAGGAGGGGGAGGGAGGTTGGAGCATTGGCTGGCGCTGGCATCCCGCACAGCAGTTTTATCCACAGCGCCTACTGGCGTTCTTGCGGACCTTGCCATGGCGGCGTGCCAAAGGGGTTATCCACAGCGTGGAAGGTTGGCAATCATTTAATGGGCTCAAGGGTGACATGCCGATATGGCAGCCCAGTGAATGGCGCAGGGATAGCCGTATCGAGCTGATTTTTGATCAGCCGCAATCGCAACCCACGCTGCAAGCGGGGTTGAGCGAATGCCGCGTCAGCTGA
- a CDS encoding DUF1826 domain-containing protein translates to MNQALKPVDIFQVFGETPLVLTDVLQDGVNLAVWRRRLPPQLEDFAELVVSLGQPLSDQWVMDVDEQQMPVMSDLLREAADLQGYEAFVADVAWLVAAYTCLVGARRVGLRLRVLTGPMCPRFHVDNVPLRLLTTYAGPGSEWLREQESPRGELHTAQVPVNNIQKLHVGEVAVLKGEKWQGNEGAGLVHRSPSGQQGRLLLSLDWLA, encoded by the coding sequence ATGAACCAGGCGCTCAAGCCTGTGGATATCTTCCAGGTGTTTGGCGAAACGCCGCTGGTGTTGACCGACGTGCTGCAGGACGGCGTGAACCTGGCGGTCTGGCGCCGGCGCTTGCCGCCACAGCTGGAGGATTTTGCCGAGCTGGTAGTCAGCCTTGGGCAACCCCTGTCAGATCAGTGGGTAATGGATGTGGACGAGCAGCAGATGCCGGTTATGTCGGATTTGCTACGCGAAGCGGCGGACCTGCAGGGTTACGAAGCGTTCGTGGCCGATGTAGCCTGGCTGGTGGCGGCATATACCTGCCTGGTTGGCGCGCGGCGGGTCGGTTTGCGCCTGCGGGTGCTGACCGGGCCCATGTGCCCGCGCTTTCATGTGGATAACGTGCCGTTGCGATTGCTCACCACCTATGCGGGCCCGGGTAGCGAGTGGTTGCGAGAGCAGGAGAGCCCACGCGGGGAGTTACACACAGCTCAAGTGCCTGTGAATAACATTCAGAAACTGCACGTCGGTGAAGTGGCTGTACTCAAGGGCGAGAAGTGGCAGGGCAACGAAGGTGCAGGGCTGGTGCACCGCTCGCCCTCGGGCCAGCAAGGGCGCCTGCTGCTCAGCCTTGACTGGCTAGCCTGA
- the zigA gene encoding zinc metallochaperone GTPase ZigA — protein sequence MSNRLPVTVLSGFLGAGKSTLLNHVLRNRDHLRVAVIVNDMSEINIDASEVQRNVSLNRAEEKLVEMSNGCICCTLREDLLEEVARLAEEGRFDYLLIESTGISEPLPVAETFTFRDEQGRSLSDMARLDTMVTVVDGLNFLRDYQAADSLASRGETLGEEDERSISDLLIEQVEFADVLLLSKIDLISQHEREELMAILRSLNARAQIVPMVMGQVPLARILDTGLFDFDQAAQAPGWLQELRGEHVPETEEYGIAATTWQGRRPLHPQRFFDFIHKPWSNGRLLRSKGFFWLASKYQEAGSWSQAGGMMRHGLAGRWWRFVPREQWPQDVDNTADILKHWHAETGDCRQELVFIGQNIDFKKLSTELQACLLTDEEMELGPMGWLRLADPFGPWHEEAAA from the coding sequence ATGTCCAATCGTCTCCCTGTCACCGTGCTGTCTGGCTTCCTTGGCGCCGGCAAGAGCACTTTGCTCAACCATGTGCTGCGTAACCGCGACCACCTGCGGGTCGCGGTCATCGTCAACGACATGAGTGAAATCAACATCGACGCCAGCGAGGTGCAGCGCAACGTCAGCCTCAACCGCGCTGAAGAGAAACTGGTCGAGATGAGCAACGGCTGCATCTGCTGCACACTGCGTGAAGACCTGCTCGAAGAGGTTGCGCGGCTGGCCGAAGAAGGCCGCTTCGATTATTTGCTCATCGAGTCCACGGGTATCTCGGAGCCGCTGCCGGTTGCCGAGACGTTCACGTTTCGCGACGAGCAGGGCCGCAGCCTTTCCGACATGGCGCGGTTGGATACCATGGTCACTGTGGTCGATGGCCTGAATTTTTTACGCGATTACCAGGCAGCAGACAGCCTGGCCAGCCGTGGTGAAACCTTGGGCGAAGAGGACGAGCGGTCGATCAGTGATCTGCTGATCGAGCAGGTGGAGTTCGCCGATGTGTTGTTGCTGAGCAAGATCGACCTGATCAGCCAGCACGAGCGCGAAGAACTCATGGCCATTTTGCGCAGCCTCAACGCCCGGGCGCAGATCGTGCCCATGGTCATGGGCCAGGTGCCGCTGGCGCGCATTCTGGACACTGGCCTATTCGACTTCGACCAGGCTGCTCAAGCGCCTGGCTGGTTGCAAGAATTGCGCGGCGAGCATGTGCCGGAGACTGAAGAGTACGGCATCGCGGCCACGACCTGGCAGGGGCGGCGGCCACTTCATCCACAGCGCTTTTTTGATTTTATCCACAAGCCCTGGAGCAATGGTCGGCTGCTGCGTTCGAAGGGTTTTTTCTGGTTGGCCAGCAAGTACCAGGAAGCCGGTAGCTGGTCCCAGGCAGGTGGCATGATGCGCCATGGTCTGGCGGGCCGTTGGTGGCGTTTCGTGCCGCGCGAGCAGTGGCCCCAGGATGTGGATAACACTGCCGATATCTTGAAACACTGGCACGCCGAAACCGGTGACTGCCGGCAGGAATTAGTGTTCATTGGTCAGAATATCGACTTCAAAAAGTTATCCACAGAGCTTCAGGCCTGCTTGTTGACGGATGAAGAAATGGAGTTGGGGCCTATGGGCTGGTTGCGTCTGGCTGATCCATTTGGCCCTTGGCACGAGGAGGCAGCAGCATGA
- the folE2 gene encoding GTP cyclohydrolase FolE2, with product MTQLKLPDIAAQALEYTLPLDWVGMCGIALPVQFEGRTAAAKIDAGVSLIDGSSRGIHMSRLYLALETLEHQPLTPLAIRRLLADFLSSHEGLSSAAYLRLRFEHMLKRPALISPLAGWKSYAVTVDARIENEMFHVELSVSVPYSSTCPCSAALARQLIQQQFLDDFSEQQVEKSAILQWLGSAKGIVATPHSQRSTAQIQVRLRGTQQDLPITELINCVEGSLGTAVQTAVKRADEQAFALANGQNLMFCEDAARRLHHSLRQMEWSTAFKLRVEHAESLHAHDAVATSQWQWDVSCAV from the coding sequence ATGACCCAGCTCAAGCTCCCCGACATCGCAGCACAAGCCCTGGAGTACACCTTGCCTTTGGACTGGGTGGGCATGTGCGGCATCGCCTTGCCTGTGCAATTCGAAGGGCGCACCGCAGCCGCCAAAATCGATGCAGGCGTAAGCCTGATTGACGGCAGTTCACGCGGTATCCATATGTCGCGGCTTTACCTTGCCCTTGAGACATTGGAGCACCAGCCCCTCACTCCGCTGGCAATCAGGCGGCTACTGGCTGATTTCCTGAGCAGCCATGAGGGCCTTTCTTCGGCAGCCTACCTGCGCCTGCGCTTCGAGCACATGCTGAAACGGCCGGCTTTGATCAGCCCATTGGCAGGCTGGAAAAGCTATGCGGTAACAGTCGATGCAAGGATAGAAAATGAAATGTTCCACGTGGAACTATCTGTTTCCGTTCCGTACTCCTCCACCTGCCCGTGCTCGGCTGCACTTGCACGGCAACTGATTCAGCAGCAGTTCCTGGACGATTTCAGCGAGCAGCAGGTCGAAAAATCCGCCATATTGCAGTGGCTGGGTAGCGCCAAAGGCATTGTGGCGACGCCCCATAGCCAACGCAGTACCGCGCAAATTCAGGTACGGCTGCGCGGCACTCAGCAGGATCTACCCATCACCGAATTGATTAACTGCGTAGAGGGAAGCTTGGGGACCGCTGTGCAGACTGCTGTGAAACGTGCAGACGAACAAGCCTTCGCCTTGGCCAACGGGCAGAACCTGATGTTCTGCGAAGACGCCGCACGACGCCTGCACCACTCACTGCGGCAAATGGAATGGAGCACGGCCTTCAAGCTGCGCGTGGAACATGCAGAAAGCCTGCATGCCCACGACGCCGTCGCTACCAGCCAATGGCAATGGGACGTCAGCTGCGCGGTTTGA
- a CDS encoding DUF3617 domain-containing protein: MKIRLPLLALALAMSSPLVHAQMLQPGLWELTTSNMQVDGKPLPDMQFMLGQLKNLPPEQRAMMEGVLAKQGVTVGGNGVRSCLTPEQVATNDIPLQDPKSGCTQKITDRTGNVWKFQFSCPKAQGTGQATFLSDREFTTQVSGTFNASGVQQQGSMNTRAVWLGNDCGTVKPRS; this comes from the coding sequence ATGAAGATTCGTCTGCCACTGTTGGCGTTGGCCCTGGCCATGAGCAGCCCACTGGTGCATGCCCAGATGCTGCAACCAGGTTTGTGGGAGCTGACCACCAGCAATATGCAGGTCGATGGCAAACCGTTACCCGACATGCAGTTCATGCTCGGTCAGTTGAAAAATCTGCCGCCAGAGCAACGCGCGATGATGGAGGGGGTATTGGCGAAACAGGGGGTAACTGTCGGTGGCAATGGTGTGCGTTCGTGCCTGACGCCAGAGCAGGTGGCCACCAACGATATCCCACTGCAGGATCCGAAATCGGGCTGCACTCAAAAGATTACCGACCGTACCGGTAATGTGTGGAAGTTCCAGTTCAGCTGCCCCAAGGCACAAGGTACTGGCCAGGCTACCTTCCTCAGCGACCGGGAGTTCACTACTCAGGTCAGTGGTACCTTCAACGCTTCGGGTGTGCAGCAGCAAGGCAGCATGAACACCCGTGCGGTGTGGCTAGGTAATGACTGTGGCACGGTCAAACCGCGCAGCTGA